A part of Pararoseomonas sp. SCSIO 73927 genomic DNA contains:
- a CDS encoding DUF2842 domain-containing protein: MSRVPVAVIGGILGFLLYIGAAVALADLVPRHWAAQLLYFTVAGVFWAWPASRLMIWAARK, translated from the coding sequence ATGTCGCGCGTCCCCGTGGCCGTCATCGGCGGAATCCTGGGCTTCCTGCTCTATATCGGGGCGGCGGTGGCGCTGGCCGACCTCGTGCCGCGCCACTGGGCCGCCCAGCTGCTCTACTTCACGGTGGCCGGGGTCTTCTGGGCCTGGCCGGCCAGCCGCCTCATGATCTGGGCGGCGCGGAAGTAG
- a CDS encoding adenine phosphoribosyltransferase produces MDLRQHIRGIPDFPKPGILFYDISTLLRHGPAWKEAMRQLAEIVRPHRPTVLAGIESRGFLVAAPLALELGLGFVMLRKRGKLPGAIIGLNYALEYGTDRIEMQADAVKPGDRVVILDDLLATGGTLAACIALLRQAGAEVPAAAALIELTALNGRARLGGTAFESLIAYED; encoded by the coding sequence ATCGACCTGCGGCAGCACATCCGGGGCATCCCGGATTTCCCCAAGCCCGGCATCCTCTTCTACGACATCTCCACCCTGCTGCGGCACGGCCCGGCCTGGAAGGAGGCGATGCGCCAGCTCGCCGAGATCGTGCGCCCGCACCGCCCCACCGTGCTGGCGGGGATCGAGAGCCGCGGCTTCCTGGTCGCGGCGCCGCTGGCGCTGGAGCTGGGCCTGGGCTTTGTCATGCTGCGCAAGCGCGGCAAGCTGCCGGGCGCCATCATCGGGCTGAACTACGCGCTGGAGTACGGCACGGACCGGATCGAGATGCAGGCGGACGCGGTGAAGCCGGGTGATCGCGTGGTGATCCTGGACGACCTGCTGGCCACGGGCGGCACGCTGGCCGCCTGCATCGCCCTGCTCCGCCAGGCAGGGGCGGAGGTGCCGGCCGCGGCGGCCCTGATCGAACTCACTGCCCTCAATGGCCGCGCCCGTCTCGGCGGCACCGCCTTCGAATCGCTGATCGCCTACGAGGACTGA
- a CDS encoding DUF1217 domain-containing protein: MSGSLALAILGGGTAGGSTADPASALLALRRASAKGAEAKGVTQVAGEADVKLAIARFTEGIAKAKTVEAALRDPRVTAVLLPALGLPDAVDSPGLALRALMSDPADSRSVASRLAATDARWRTAAATLNLATKGLDGLRDAAVRTKLTDAYTSYQWRVSQDDAASGVADALYFQQRVAAGKELTAYEVLGDAVLRRVVTGALGLPQTIAIQEVDTQARAITSRLDLSTLTDPKQATRLAERYVMSANSGTAGGGASGLLALLA; the protein is encoded by the coding sequence GTGTCCGGCTCTCTCGCCCTCGCCATCCTCGGCGGCGGCACCGCCGGCGGCAGCACCGCCGATCCCGCTTCGGCACTGCTGGCGCTGCGCCGCGCGAGCGCGAAGGGGGCTGAGGCGAAGGGTGTGACGCAGGTGGCGGGCGAAGCCGACGTGAAGCTGGCGATCGCCCGCTTCACGGAGGGCATCGCCAAGGCCAAGACGGTGGAGGCGGCGCTGCGGGATCCGCGCGTCACCGCGGTTCTCCTTCCCGCCCTGGGCCTTCCCGACGCGGTGGACAGCCCCGGCCTCGCCCTGCGCGCGCTGATGTCGGACCCGGCGGACTCTCGTTCCGTGGCGTCGAGGCTGGCCGCCACGGATGCGCGCTGGCGGACGGCGGCCGCCACGCTCAACCTTGCCACCAAGGGCCTGGACGGGCTGCGCGACGCCGCCGTGCGGACGAAGCTGACGGACGCCTACACCTCCTACCAGTGGCGCGTGTCGCAGGACGACGCGGCGAGCGGCGTCGCCGACGCCTTGTACTTCCAGCAGCGCGTGGCCGCCGGGAAGGAGCTGACCGCCTACGAGGTGCTGGGCGACGCGGTGCTGCGCCGGGTCGTCACCGGCGCGCTCGGCCTGCCGCAGACGATCGCCATCCAGGAGGTGGACACCCAGGCCCGGGCGATCACCTCTCGCCTGGACCTCTCGACGCTCACGGACCCGAAGCAGGCGACGAGGCTGGCGGAGCGATACGTCATGTCCGCCAATTCCGGCACCGCGGGGGGCGGCGCGTCAGGCCTGCTGGCGCTGCTCGCCTGA
- a CDS encoding flagellar biosynthesis regulator FlaF: MMQHPNPALAYRATRAALPIRAQEADVFRRVNGSLRAAQGGGAEAGLRAIRALADNRRLWLAVEGVLIDPTNALPAPLRASIVSVGRTVLREMEKEDPDLAFLIEVNENMAAGLAMNN; encoded by the coding sequence ATGATGCAGCATCCCAACCCAGCCCTCGCCTACCGCGCGACACGGGCCGCCCTGCCCATCCGCGCCCAGGAGGCGGACGTGTTCCGCCGCGTGAACGGCTCCCTGCGCGCCGCGCAGGGTGGGGGGGCGGAGGCGGGCCTGCGCGCCATCCGCGCGCTGGCGGACAATCGCCGCCTCTGGCTCGCGGTGGAGGGGGTGCTGATCGATCCCACCAACGCCCTGCCGGCCCCGTTGCGTGCCTCCATTGTTTCCGTCGGCCGCACCGTGCTGCGGGAGATGGAGAAGGAGGATCCCGACCTCGCCTTCCTCATCGAGGTGAACGAGAACATGGCCGCCGGCCTGGCGATGAACAACTAG
- a CDS encoding flagellar biosynthesis repressor FlbT — MSTLVLELRQGDLMVVNGAPIRFRNRARIELTAKARFLFGKQILPPEAADTPARRIYFALQTAYIGNEEERERGLEAARQLIAEFQAATTSNLASAMLDRALTAAEEDDCYTALKLARRVMRHEEAVLGIAPPSNTRLVPEEVTA, encoded by the coding sequence GTGTCCACGCTGGTTCTCGAACTCCGCCAGGGCGACCTGATGGTCGTCAACGGCGCCCCCATTCGATTCCGCAACCGCGCGCGCATCGAGCTGACGGCGAAGGCCCGCTTCCTCTTCGGCAAGCAGATCCTGCCGCCGGAGGCCGCCGACACCCCGGCGCGCCGCATCTACTTCGCCCTGCAGACCGCCTATATCGGCAACGAGGAGGAGAGGGAGCGCGGGCTGGAGGCCGCGCGCCAGCTCATCGCCGAGTTCCAGGCGGCCACCACCTCCAACCTCGCCTCCGCCATGCTCGACCGCGCGCTGACGGCCGCCGAGGAGGATGACTGCTACACCGCGCTGAAGCTCGCCCGCCGCGTGATGCGGCATGAGGAGGCGGTGCTCGGCATCGCCCCGCCCTCGAACACCCGCCTTGTGCCGGAGGAGGTGACCGCATGA
- a CDS encoding flagellin, which yields MALNSVNTNIGASVALQTLNKTNDALNATQKRISTGYRVSDAKDDGAAFAVAQAVRADIAGITSANEQMGGVQGVLDTTLSGLNKVSETMGDIKGVLVKLADGTLSDSQRSQYQSQYESLRTQVQNYVSDATYNGRTLLSTSTGAGGGDIATVRNEKGTTYTLAAVDGEDLTVDAAPTDAASAASMLASGGDFTTKMTAVNSALNTFGNNSNYLGEQIDYNKQKMDSLQTGLGALVDADLAKESATLQALQIKQQLGTQSLSIANQAPQSLMSLFR from the coding sequence ATGGCCCTGAACTCGGTCAACACGAATATCGGCGCGTCCGTCGCGCTGCAGACGCTGAACAAGACCAACGACGCGCTGAACGCGACGCAGAAGCGCATCTCCACGGGCTACCGCGTCTCCGACGCGAAGGACGACGGCGCGGCCTTCGCCGTCGCCCAGGCCGTGCGCGCGGACATCGCGGGCATCACCTCCGCCAACGAACAGATGGGGGGCGTCCAGGGCGTGCTGGACACCACGCTCTCGGGCCTGAACAAGGTTTCCGAGACCATGGGGGACATCAAGGGCGTCCTGGTGAAGCTGGCGGACGGCACCCTCTCGGACAGCCAGCGCTCGCAGTACCAGTCGCAGTACGAATCGCTCCGCACGCAGGTGCAGAACTACGTCTCGGACGCCACCTACAACGGCCGTACCCTGCTCAGCACCTCCACCGGCGCGGGCGGCGGCGACATCGCGACCGTCCGGAACGAGAAGGGGACGACCTACACGCTGGCGGCGGTGGACGGCGAGGACCTCACCGTCGACGCCGCGCCCACCGACGCGGCCTCGGCGGCCTCGATGCTCGCCTCGGGCGGCGACTTCACGACGAAGATGACGGCGGTGAACAGCGCGCTGAACACCTTCGGCAACAACAGCAACTACCTCGGCGAGCAGATCGACTACAACAAGCAGAAGATGGACTCCCTGCAGACAGGCCTGGGGGCGCTGGTCGATGCCGACCTGGCGAAGGAGAGCGCGACCCTCCAGGCGCTTCAGATCAAGCAGCAGCTCGGCACGCAGTCGCTCAGCATCGCCAACCAGGCGCCGCAGAGCCTGATGAGCCTCTTCCGCTGA
- a CDS encoding flagellin has product MAIAGIASGALARLVQQSSVIKAQLTTLAAQSADGRRGTWYGDFAGEAARAISLRGEIGRRETHIAGIDRALGTTAAAQDALAQLSSLAQGFLTEAGKITTADSTRIASLASGARDAVYQVAALLNEKQGSSYLFGGADTANPPIPSPAGIMGTPMATDIAAAVLSLAPGNGAAVLAGTLAAATGTAPGQTPFSDYALDPARGGGEPRPTTLTGDGESIGTGLFASRNAAASGTGSETGSWSRDLLRGLMTLANLTPGQTAAGPDFDAVMTGVKAGLKSAMTGLGEEAGALGLSESRLKAARTRHEDMGLALNSQLSDVEEVDLAATLTALQDTQTRLQASWQALSMLSGLSLTKFL; this is encoded by the coding sequence ATGGCGATCGCGGGGATCGCCTCCGGCGCGCTGGCGCGGCTGGTGCAGCAATCCTCCGTCATCAAGGCGCAGCTCACCACCCTGGCCGCGCAGTCGGCGGACGGGCGGCGCGGCACCTGGTACGGGGACTTCGCGGGGGAGGCCGCGCGCGCCATCAGCCTGCGCGGCGAGATCGGCCGGCGCGAGACCCACATCGCCGGCATCGACCGCGCGCTCGGCACCACCGCCGCGGCGCAGGACGCGCTGGCCCAGCTCTCCTCCCTCGCGCAGGGCTTCCTGACCGAGGCCGGCAAGATCACCACCGCCGACAGCACCCGCATCGCCTCGCTCGCGAGCGGCGCGCGGGACGCGGTGTACCAAGTGGCCGCGCTGCTGAACGAGAAGCAGGGAAGCAGCTACCTGTTCGGCGGTGCCGACACGGCGAACCCGCCCATCCCGAGCCCCGCCGGCATCATGGGCACGCCCATGGCCACGGACATCGCGGCGGCCGTCCTCTCCCTGGCACCGGGGAACGGCGCCGCCGTGCTCGCCGGCACGCTGGCGGCGGCGACGGGCACCGCCCCGGGCCAGACGCCCTTCTCCGACTACGCGCTGGACCCGGCGAGGGGCGGCGGGGAGCCCCGCCCCACCACCCTGACGGGGGATGGCGAATCGATCGGCACCGGCCTCTTCGCCAGCCGCAACGCCGCCGCCTCCGGCACGGGCAGCGAGACCGGCAGCTGGTCCCGCGACCTGCTGCGCGGCCTGATGACCCTCGCCAACCTCACCCCGGGCCAGACCGCCGCCGGCCCCGACTTCGACGCGGTGATGACGGGCGTGAAGGCGGGCCTGAAATCCGCCATGACGGGGCTGGGCGAGGAGGCGGGCGCGCTCGGCCTCTCCGAATCGCGCCTGAAGGCGGCGAGGACGCGCCACGAGGACATGGGGCTCGCCCTCAACTCCCAGCTCTCCGACGTGGAGGAGGTCGACCTCGCCGCCACGCTGACCGCGCTGCAGGACACGCAGACGCGCCTCCAGGCCTCCTGGCAGGCGCTCTCGATGCTCTCCGGCCTCTCGCTCACCAAGTTCCTGTGA
- a CDS encoding FlgK family flagellar hook-associated protein: MSLDLALSIARSGLSHVNRQLAQSAANVANAATPGYTRKEVRGEALVAGTLSSGVRSAEATRAVDAALVNRMNAARAATEAAGARATLLKSVEMAHGATGESVADLTAALGDAFTALRGNPSDTLLQSRTVGAARNLVERYAAVSSAIQEARQGAQDAMVGDVKALNDALRKISDLTAQIIPLRAQGRSTAELEDGRDAAVAALSSMMQVKAVPGADGGVTLITAGGLNLPLHSEGGPFSLADATLGPETYHGSGGTLPGVMLGTTDVTARLGGGTLAAHAALRDTELPLAQAELDVSAATLAARFDAQGLALFTGDAGAVPDPSAAYATGGWIGFAGTIRVNPAVTASPDRLRDGTHAVAAGAGGATAFTPNPASGPAAFTTLIDRVLNNTFGTQVSNGVPQPGFATTGLGPGGNLASSLRSNRSLGGYASSLVSAQTAARAEAEEAAEGSGDLLAALESRFSAESGVDMDKELAAMIALQTAYSANARLVSTVQTMYDTLFQAVR, encoded by the coding sequence ATGAGTCTCGACCTCGCCCTGTCCATCGCGCGCAGCGGCCTGTCCCACGTCAACCGGCAGCTCGCCCAATCGGCCGCCAACGTCGCGAACGCCGCCACCCCCGGCTACACCCGCAAGGAGGTGCGGGGCGAGGCGCTGGTCGCCGGCACGCTCTCCTCCGGCGTCCGCAGCGCGGAGGCGACGCGGGCAGTGGATGCGGCGCTGGTGAACAGGATGAACGCGGCGCGCGCCGCCACCGAGGCCGCGGGTGCCCGCGCCACCCTGCTCAAGAGCGTGGAGATGGCGCACGGCGCCACGGGCGAATCCGTCGCGGACCTCACCGCCGCCCTCGGCGACGCCTTCACGGCGCTGCGCGGGAACCCCTCCGACACGCTGCTCCAGTCCCGGACTGTGGGCGCCGCGCGGAACCTGGTGGAGCGCTACGCCGCCGTCTCCTCCGCGATCCAGGAGGCGCGCCAGGGCGCGCAGGACGCGATGGTGGGGGACGTGAAGGCGCTGAACGACGCGCTGCGGAAGATCTCCGACCTCACAGCCCAGATCATTCCCCTGCGCGCGCAGGGGAGGAGCACGGCGGAGCTGGAGGATGGGCGCGACGCGGCCGTCGCCGCCCTCTCCTCCATGATGCAGGTGAAGGCCGTTCCCGGGGCGGATGGCGGCGTCACCCTCATCACCGCCGGCGGGCTGAACCTGCCCCTCCACTCGGAAGGCGGCCCCTTCTCCCTCGCCGATGCCACGCTCGGGCCGGAGACCTATCACGGCAGCGGCGGCACGCTTCCGGGCGTGATGCTCGGCACCACCGACGTCACGGCCCGGCTGGGTGGCGGCACCCTGGCCGCCCACGCCGCCCTGCGCGACACCGAGCTGCCCCTTGCCCAGGCGGAGCTGGACGTCTCCGCCGCAACCCTCGCCGCGCGCTTCGACGCGCAGGGCCTCGCCCTCTTCACCGGCGATGCCGGCGCCGTGCCCGACCCCTCCGCCGCCTACGCCACCGGCGGCTGGATCGGCTTTGCCGGCACGATCCGCGTGAACCCGGCCGTGACGGCAAGCCCCGACAGATTGCGCGACGGCACCCACGCCGTGGCGGCCGGCGCGGGCGGCGCAACGGCCTTCACCCCGAACCCCGCTTCCGGCCCCGCGGCGTTCACCACCCTCATCGACCGGGTCCTGAACAACACCTTCGGCACCCAGGTCTCCAACGGGGTCCCGCAGCCCGGCTTCGCCACCACCGGCCTCGGCCCGGGCGGCAACCTCGCCTCCTCCCTCCGCTCCAACCGAAGCCTCGGCGGCTACGCCTCCTCTCTCGTCTCCGCCCAGACCGCGGCCCGCGCGGAGGCGGAGGAGGCCGCAGAGGGATCGGGCGACCTGCTCGCCGCGCTGGAGAGCCGCTTCTCCGCGGAGTCCGGCGTGGACATGGACAAGGAACTGGCCGCGATGATCGCGCTGCAGACGGCCTACTCGGCCAATGCCCGCCTCGTCTCCACCGTGCAGACGATGTACGACACCCTCTTCCAGGCGGTGCGGTGA
- the flgE gene encoding flagellar hook protein FlgE gives MSLYASMNTAISGLTAQSRALGNVADNVANSQTTGFKRTDTNFVSYVTRSTAGVNQPGSVAARPDYTVSVQGTVQSSDNPLAMAIAGQGMFAVSSATGTENGATTFDARTYYTRAGDFGMNTDGYLVNGQGYYLQGWATGANGAPDRSNIGPLRVDQSVYNPVATSNVNLSANLPADSTTTPANASIQIYDSLGRLHAVDMTWTNTGTNTWQLSMNIPDDGSGVTTRTIDVNFGTAASPTTAAGTIGSFGTGTGLTGSAAVPGDPATVTFSADFGQGAQTIQLNLGSFGQPSGMTQYAGTEYTLRYLRQDGVPQGSFSSVSLSDNGDLTVNYDNGESRNIGRVPVVTFADPDRLQKVDGQAYLRTTESGEARVNDAASNGGGKIVTSSLESSNVDIASEFSKLILAQRAYAANTKIVTASDELLQDTINMRR, from the coding sequence ATGTCGCTCTACGCCTCGATGAACACGGCCATCAGCGGGCTGACCGCCCAGTCGCGCGCGCTCGGCAATGTCGCAGACAACGTGGCGAACAGCCAAACCACCGGCTTCAAGCGCACGGACACGAACTTCGTCTCCTACGTCACCCGCTCCACCGCGGGGGTGAACCAGCCCGGTTCCGTCGCCGCGCGGCCGGACTACACCGTCTCCGTGCAGGGCACGGTGCAGTCCTCGGACAACCCGCTGGCCATGGCGATCGCGGGGCAGGGCATGTTCGCGGTGTCGAGCGCGACGGGCACGGAGAACGGCGCGACCACCTTCGACGCGCGCACCTACTACACCCGCGCCGGCGACTTCGGCATGAACACGGACGGCTACCTGGTGAACGGCCAGGGCTACTACCTGCAGGGCTGGGCCACGGGCGCGAACGGCGCGCCGGACCGGTCCAACATCGGGCCGCTGCGGGTGGATCAGTCCGTCTACAACCCCGTGGCGACGAGCAACGTGAACCTCTCCGCCAACCTGCCCGCGGATTCCACCACCACCCCGGCGAATGCCAGCATCCAGATCTACGATAGCCTCGGCCGCCTGCACGCGGTGGACATGACCTGGACGAACACGGGCACCAACACTTGGCAGCTCTCCATGAACATCCCGGATGACGGCTCGGGCGTGACCACGCGCACCATCGACGTGAACTTCGGCACCGCCGCCAGCCCCACCACCGCCGCCGGCACGATCGGGTCCTTCGGCACGGGCACGGGGCTGACGGGCAGCGCGGCGGTGCCGGGCGATCCGGCGACCGTGACCTTCTCCGCCGATTTCGGCCAGGGCGCTCAGACCATCCAGCTCAACCTCGGCAGTTTCGGCCAGCCCTCCGGCATGACGCAGTACGCGGGCACGGAGTACACGCTGCGCTACCTCCGGCAGGACGGCGTGCCACAGGGCAGCTTCTCCTCCGTCTCGCTCAGCGACAACGGCGACCTGACCGTGAACTACGACAACGGCGAGAGCCGCAACATCGGCCGCGTGCCCGTCGTGACCTTCGCCGACCCGGACAGGCTGCAGAAGGTGGACGGCCAGGCCTATCTCCGCACGACCGAGAGCGGCGAGGCGCGGGTGAACGACGCGGCCTCGAACGGCGGCGGCAAGATCGTCACCTCCTCGCTGGAGAGCTCCAACGTGGACATCGCCTCGGAGTTCTCGAAACTCATCCTCGCGCAGCGCGCCTACGCCGCGAACACGAAGATCGTCACCGCCTCGGACGAGCTGCTCCAGGACACGATCAACATGCGCCGCTGA
- a CDS encoding flagellar hook-length control protein FliK: protein MDVLESPPAGASPRIVAPRGAIPGGAVTRHAAAGVPEGGFAQALHDATGAAGAPGAQAGAALAQAAGSQAAGAVTPEPSAPATGTVASLFRSDAALSGTAEAEATQAGRSQTGLSPSALSQVGGPGAVPPDAGAGAAPGPTARQGEEAAAPEPALPADPVREGPPGGEGDAAGPEDGEATASDAGPAPEGAVAPPALPVHSLAPGAAGPAPPPVAVAAEEHLDFREAAGAGRAGPPAAAAAPHGPGAAAAPEAQRPGPAGTVRNETASGADTRPEEPRRDTLATAASAAVALEDAAASGAPPPEIFTDDPAQKGLADPALASSASPAAQAAPALPGLLPAPPPMAIIPPAASAEAPRLVPRTAPIEQVAPVAIAVALGGADGRIAISLDPVELGRVEVVVERAGDAAHVQVAAERPETLALLARDGAALDRALGGAGIGEGGRSLSFSLLSDSGAGSGGGFCGGGGGREEGRRPGGGWAAERNAAEEAGPGRRALLGLLDIAI, encoded by the coding sequence ATGGACGTGCTGGAGAGCCCGCCGGCAGGCGCATCGCCGCGCATCGTCGCGCCGAGAGGTGCGATCCCGGGAGGTGCCGTGACGAGACATGCCGCGGCCGGGGTGCCGGAGGGCGGCTTCGCGCAGGCACTGCACGATGCCACGGGCGCGGCGGGGGCGCCTGGTGCGCAGGCCGGGGCCGCGCTGGCGCAGGCAGCCGGATCGCAGGCCGCGGGCGCGGTCACGCCTGAGCCTTCCGCACCGGCGACGGGCACCGTCGCCTCCCTGTTCAGGAGCGATGCGGCGCTGTCGGGCACGGCGGAGGCGGAGGCGACGCAGGCCGGCCGCTCTCAGACCGGCCTCTCTCCAAGCGCCCTCTCTCAAGTCGGCGGGCCGGGAGCGGTGCCGCCGGACGCGGGGGCCGGGGCGGCGCCCGGGCCGACCGCCCGGCAGGGCGAGGAAGCGGCAGCGCCCGAGCCCGCCCTTCCGGCCGATCCTGTCCGGGAAGGCCCGCCGGGTGGCGAGGGGGACGCGGCCGGGCCGGAAGACGGGGAAGCGACGGCTTCCGATGCCGGGCCGGCACCGGAGGGGGCTGTCGCGCCCCCTGCCCTCCCCGTGCATTCCCTCGCTCCGGGCGCGGCCGGGCCGGCACCGCCGCCGGTTGCCGTTGCGGCGGAGGAGCACCTCGATTTCCGGGAGGCCGCCGGTGCAGGGCGGGCCGGGCCGCCGGCCGCGGCGGCGGCTCCCCACGGTCCCGGTGCCGCCGCAGCACCGGAGGCGCAGAGGCCCGGCCCTGCCGGGACCGTGCGGAACGAAACCGCCTCAGGGGCGGATACGCGCCCGGAGGAGCCCCGGCGGGACACCCTCGCAACGGCAGCATCGGCGGCGGTGGCCCTGGAGGACGCCGCGGCTTCCGGCGCGCCGCCCCCGGAGATCTTCACGGATGATCCGGCGCAGAAAGGGCTGGCGGACCCCGCCTTGGCCTCCTCTGCCTCCCCGGCCGCGCAAGCCGCCCCCGCCCTTCCGGGCCTGCTTCCCGCGCCGCCGCCGATGGCCATCATCCCGCCCGCTGCATCGGCCGAGGCCCCGCGCCTGGTGCCGCGCACCGCCCCCATCGAGCAGGTGGCGCCCGTCGCCATCGCGGTCGCCCTGGGCGGCGCGGACGGGCGGATCGCCATCAGCCTGGACCCGGTGGAGCTCGGCCGCGTGGAGGTGGTGGTGGAGCGGGCAGGCGACGCCGCGCACGTCCAGGTGGCGGCGGAGCGGCCGGAGACCCTCGCCCTGCTGGCCCGCGACGGGGCGGCGCTGGATCGTGCCCTCGGCGGCGCCGGGATCGGCGAGGGCGGGCGCAGCCTGAGCTTCTCCCTTCTTTCCGATTCCGGCGCGGGGTCCGGGGGCGGCTTCTGCGGTGGGGGTGGCGGGCGGGAAGAGGGCCGCCGCCCCGGCGGGGGTTGGGCGGCCGAACGCAACGCGGCGGAGGAGGCGGGCCCGGGGCGCCGCGCCCTCCTCGGCCTGCTCGACATCGCGATCTGA
- a CDS encoding flagellar hook assembly protein FlgD, with amino-acid sequence MATTTATTPTTNTANAGTAAAGASTTARTQLAGSFNNFLTLLTTQLKNQSPTDPLDTNEMTAQLVQFASVEQQIAMNGNLESMVALQQAAQLTAASPMLGQRVEVQGDQLPLQDGRATVRLPAAGAARTARVAILDGSGKVLREAQVRLGAAGQDWSWDGKDANGKQLPDGAYKVAVTGADTNGGPATTSFTVVGTATAAERVNGALRLRMGAASYGFDAVRSIAGGG; translated from the coding sequence ATGGCCACCACCACCGCGACGACACCGACCACCAACACCGCAAACGCCGGCACCGCGGCCGCCGGCGCCTCCACCACCGCCCGCACGCAGCTGGCGGGCAGCTTCAACAACTTCCTCACGCTGCTGACGACGCAGCTGAAGAACCAGTCCCCCACCGATCCGCTCGACACCAACGAGATGACGGCGCAGCTCGTGCAGTTCGCCTCGGTGGAGCAGCAGATCGCGATGAACGGGAACCTGGAGTCGATGGTCGCGCTCCAGCAGGCCGCGCAGCTCACCGCCGCCTCGCCGATGCTCGGGCAGCGGGTGGAGGTGCAGGGCGATCAGCTGCCCTTGCAGGATGGCCGCGCCACGGTGCGGCTGCCCGCCGCAGGGGCCGCGCGCACGGCGCGGGTGGCGATCCTGGACGGCAGCGGCAAGGTGCTGCGCGAGGCGCAGGTGCGGCTCGGCGCGGCGGGGCAGGACTGGAGCTGGGACGGGAAGGACGCCAACGGCAAGCAGCTGCCGGACGGGGCCTACAAGGTGGCGGTGACCGGCGCGGACACGAATGGCGGCCCCGCCACCACCTCCTTCACCGTGGTTGGTACGGCCACGGCGGCGGAGCGGGTGAACGGCGCGCTGCGGCTTCGGATGGGCGCGGCGAGCTACGGCTTCGACGCCGTGCGCTCCATCGCCGGCGGGGGCTGA